From Pseudothermotoga thermarum DSM 5069, a single genomic window includes:
- a CDS encoding LacI family DNA-binding transcriptional regulator has translation MKKYEMITRYLERLILTEKIKVGEKLPSENDISKQFGVTRMTVRRALLELEKKGLIFKIRGLGTFVSSDDLLSTRRIGVLARSPTIVFGIVKTCTALGIKCYVEDTGQDVTSEIRGLKHLLEHKIDGLIIEPRAFTVENHVFHRLVNASFPVVFVDRLVEGYTDIPTVLSDNYLGASLLAKHMKERHKSNNAVFVTFEGVNISSVKERYEGICEQFKQKIEVVEVDGLQGDFLPLLDLVKTRNIDTIFFCNDFLAVRGLGYLLKSGLKVPEDVKVVGFDDEPVSALTIPELTTVKQDLEQVGSLAVLTLVKLIKGESVGKLLRIKTELVIRKSCGCNL, from the coding sequence ATGAAAAAGTACGAAATGATCACAAGATATTTAGAGAGGCTCATACTGACTGAGAAAATCAAAGTAGGCGAAAAACTGCCTTCTGAGAATGATATTTCCAAGCAATTTGGTGTCACACGCATGACCGTTAGACGAGCTTTGTTGGAGCTCGAAAAGAAAGGTTTGATCTTCAAGATACGCGGTTTAGGAACTTTTGTCAGTAGCGATGATCTGCTCTCAACCAGAAGAATAGGTGTTCTGGCTCGAAGCCCAACCATCGTATTTGGAATAGTCAAAACATGTACAGCTCTTGGAATCAAATGCTACGTAGAAGATACAGGACAAGATGTAACAAGTGAAATAAGAGGATTGAAACATCTTTTAGAGCACAAAATTGACGGTTTGATAATAGAGCCAAGGGCATTTACCGTAGAAAATCATGTCTTTCATCGCCTTGTGAATGCGAGTTTCCCGGTTGTTTTTGTTGATAGACTTGTGGAAGGATACACGGATATACCAACGGTTTTATCCGATAACTACCTTGGGGCGAGTTTACTTGCCAAACACATGAAAGAACGTCATAAATCGAATAACGCCGTTTTCGTCACTTTTGAAGGGGTCAACATTTCAAGCGTCAAAGAGAGATATGAGGGAATATGTGAACAATTCAAGCAAAAAATAGAGGTTGTAGAAGTTGATGGTCTTCAAGGAGATTTTTTGCCTCTTCTTGATTTAGTGAAAACAAGAAATATTGACACAATATTCTTCTGCAATGATTTTCTTGCTGTGAGAGGGTTGGGTTATCTTTTAAAAAGCGGCTTGAAGGTTCCAGAAGATGTAAAAGTGGTTGGATTTGACGATGAACCAGTTTCAGCTTTAACTATTCCGGAGTTGACAACAGTCAAGCAAGATTTAGAGCAGGTTGGAAGCCTTGCGGTTTTAACGCTTGTCAAGCTAATCAAAGGTGAGAGCGTTGGGAAATTGTTACGCATAAAAACCGAGTTGGTAATCAGAAAATCTTGTGGCTGCAATTTGTAG
- a CDS encoding radical SAM protein, whose amino-acid sequence MNEVVAVLKKRLEKCDICPVKCKVNRYFSTGRCKAGYLPILNAVVLHFGEEPPISGETGAGTIFFSGCNMRCIYCQNMYFSQLAHGVEINFEEFAEIFLDLQKNGAKTLNLVTPTPHILAIVQALEIAKSKGFNLPVVYNTSSYESVETLKMLEGYVDIYLADIKYADDETGMKYSKVPDYFTVAKKAVVEMLRQVGPFKEEKMRGLIIRHLVLPNDVSSTEKVLEFVYFGLSPNVPVSLMAQYNPLFGARNDELLNRRITKEEYEKAIERALALGLDGWVQTEEKKKVTVKPVPSTYLIIEKLKAKRTKALQKGLSQAL is encoded by the coding sequence ATGAATGAAGTTGTGGCAGTTTTAAAGAAAAGGCTTGAAAAATGCGATATCTGTCCAGTTAAATGCAAAGTCAACCGGTATTTTTCCACCGGTCGCTGCAAAGCAGGTTATTTGCCGATACTGAACGCCGTGGTTCTTCATTTTGGCGAAGAACCTCCAATAAGTGGCGAAACTGGTGCTGGCACGATTTTCTTCAGCGGTTGTAACATGAGATGTATTTACTGTCAAAACATGTACTTCAGCCAACTTGCACATGGAGTTGAGATCAACTTTGAAGAGTTTGCCGAGATATTTTTGGATTTGCAAAAAAACGGAGCGAAAACTTTGAACCTTGTAACTCCCACGCCACACATTTTGGCAATTGTACAAGCACTTGAAATTGCAAAATCGAAAGGCTTCAACCTACCAGTGGTTTACAACACCAGCAGCTATGAGTCGGTCGAGACTTTGAAAATGTTGGAAGGTTATGTGGACATATACCTGGCAGACATAAAATACGCTGATGATGAAACTGGGATGAAATATTCAAAGGTACCAGATTATTTCACCGTAGCCAAGAAAGCAGTCGTTGAAATGCTACGGCAGGTTGGACCATTCAAAGAAGAAAAGATGAGGGGTTTGATAATAAGACATCTTGTTCTTCCGAACGATGTTTCGTCAACTGAAAAAGTTCTTGAATTTGTCTACTTTGGACTTTCTCCAAATGTACCAGTTTCTTTGATGGCCCAATACAATCCTCTTTTTGGCGCAAGAAATGATGAACTTTTGAACCGCAGGATAACTAAAGAGGAGTACGAGAAGGCAATAGAAAGAGCACTGGCTTTGGGTTTAGATGGCTGGGTTCAAACGGAAGAGAAGAAAAAAGTTACCGTAAAGCCAGTGCCTTCAACTTATTTAATCATTGAGAAGTTGAAAGCAAAAAGAACAAAAGCACTCCAAAAAGGCCTATCCCAAGCACTGTAA
- the arcC gene encoding carbamate kinase codes for MKKTAVIAIGGNAVNRPGESPTAENMLSALNDAMKHIVELLEDYSVVITHGNGPQVGNLLIQQEMAKSVIPPFPIDVNDAQTQGSLGYMIAQSLRNQLLKVGMKREIAAIVTQVVVDKNDPAFFNPTKPVGPFYTKEEAEKLAKEKGWVMKEDAGRGFRRVVPSPKPLEIVEKDVIKLLLTSDVVVIAVGGGGIPVVKENGQLKGVEAVIDKDRASSLLAVEINADIFIILTGVEKVSLNYKKPNQVDLDHLTIEEAEKYLKEGHFPEGSMGPKIEAAINFVKSTGRECLITEISKLKEALNGLTGTRITK; via the coding sequence ATGAAGAAAACAGCTGTAATTGCAATCGGTGGTAATGCAGTGAATCGACCTGGTGAAAGCCCGACAGCTGAGAATATGCTAAGTGCTTTAAACGATGCCATGAAACACATCGTGGAATTGCTTGAAGATTACAGCGTGGTGATAACCCATGGAAATGGGCCACAGGTTGGAAATCTTTTGATCCAACAAGAGATGGCAAAGTCGGTTATACCACCATTTCCAATCGATGTGAACGACGCTCAAACTCAAGGAAGCTTGGGATACATGATAGCCCAAAGTCTTAGAAACCAACTTTTGAAAGTGGGAATGAAAAGAGAAATAGCAGCCATCGTAACACAGGTTGTTGTGGATAAGAACGATCCAGCATTTTTCAACCCCACAAAACCAGTTGGGCCGTTTTACACAAAAGAGGAAGCTGAAAAACTGGCAAAGGAAAAAGGCTGGGTCATGAAAGAGGATGCCGGAAGAGGATTTAGAAGAGTTGTACCTTCTCCAAAACCTTTGGAAATCGTTGAAAAAGATGTCATAAAGCTTTTATTGACTAGCGATGTTGTGGTGATAGCAGTTGGTGGTGGTGGAATACCAGTTGTAAAAGAAAACGGACAGCTAAAAGGAGTTGAAGCTGTCATAGACAAAGACAGGGCAAGCTCCTTGCTAGCAGTTGAAATCAATGCAGATATTTTCATCATACTAACAGGAGTTGAAAAGGTTTCTTTAAACTATAAAAAGCCAAATCAAGTGGATTTGGACCATTTGACCATAGAGGAAGCTGAAAAATACCTAAAGGAAGGTCACTTCCCAGAAGGCAGCATGGGACCAAAGATAGAAGCTGCCATAAACTTTGTAAAAAGCACTGGTAGAGAATGCTTAATCACGGAAATATCAAAGTTGAAAGAGGCGCTGAATGGCTTGACAGGTACAAGAATAACAAAATAA
- a CDS encoding fibronectin type III domain-containing protein, protein MRKMPLLLVVIFVVVIILVSCSTPTNLVENKSPRFKSAYPPNGATKVPTDVTLSWEFEDPDNNIVRYEYRISKDKNNLGNFKGTDKNFAKVPLDLATTYYWEVVAIDTFGAKASSGVLSFTTERPPVKPYNPSPADDTFIYVKSIDLNWECYDPDGDEVVYDLYFGETNPPPLKAKDLKESTYRVDNLEEKTYYWKVVAKSDGLQAESEVWSFSVSIPVGSNLFVLAQYRIYEVDATNITSPTTSLLFELTSGKAIDSYNNNVYVVGDNGIAVYDSRRLYQNSEFKGHRIIVKELLSKNVKVVAGDLYAFVADKEVLKILDVKDPSNIGKVAEFLTNNLKGFFVEDSKVYLCEENMLKVVDVSSPASPAEVAKYEFDSEYPIDVYVVDNFAYVITDKSLWKFDVSSESEIKEEKQVSLTGNGKRVYYDSGFVLALTDQKLYRFSSDFSSKLEINLSNGNAVVAKSGYVYVGTSNGLKIFDMNLSLVGEALNNEIIEDICFAQ, encoded by the coding sequence GTGAGAAAAATGCCACTCTTGCTTGTGGTTATTTTTGTAGTTGTGATTATTCTTGTATCCTGCAGTACCCCTACAAATCTGGTTGAAAACAAAAGTCCCCGTTTCAAATCCGCATATCCACCAAATGGTGCTACAAAGGTACCAACTGATGTGACTCTAAGTTGGGAATTCGAAGATCCAGACAACAACATAGTTAGATATGAATACAGAATAAGTAAGGATAAAAACAACCTTGGTAATTTCAAAGGTACCGATAAGAATTTTGCAAAAGTTCCATTAGATCTAGCCACTACCTACTACTGGGAAGTTGTGGCAATCGATACTTTTGGTGCAAAAGCAAGTTCTGGTGTGCTTAGTTTTACGACTGAGCGACCACCTGTGAAACCTTATAATCCCTCACCAGCAGATGATACTTTTATTTACGTTAAATCAATCGATTTAAATTGGGAATGTTATGATCCAGACGGAGATGAAGTTGTTTATGACCTCTATTTTGGTGAAACTAATCCACCTCCTTTGAAAGCAAAAGATTTGAAAGAATCAACTTACAGAGTGGATAACTTAGAGGAAAAGACATATTATTGGAAAGTTGTGGCAAAATCCGATGGTTTACAAGCAGAATCAGAAGTTTGGAGTTTTTCAGTTTCAATACCTGTTGGAAGCAATTTGTTTGTTCTAGCGCAATACAGAATTTATGAAGTTGATGCAACGAACATAACCTCACCGACAACTAGTTTATTGTTCGAATTAACCTCTGGAAAAGCCATCGACAGTTATAACAACAATGTGTACGTTGTTGGGGATAACGGTATCGCTGTTTATGATAGCAGAAGACTTTATCAAAACTCAGAATTCAAAGGTCACAGAATAATTGTCAAAGAGCTTTTAAGCAAAAATGTGAAAGTTGTAGCTGGTGATCTTTATGCGTTTGTGGCAGATAAAGAAGTTTTGAAGATACTGGATGTTAAAGATCCATCAAACATAGGAAAAGTTGCAGAATTTCTTACAAATAACCTGAAAGGCTTCTTTGTTGAAGATTCCAAAGTTTATCTTTGTGAAGAGAACATGTTGAAAGTCGTAGATGTAAGTAGTCCAGCTTCTCCCGCAGAAGTTGCTAAATATGAATTTGACTCAGAATACCCCATCGATGTTTACGTAGTTGACAATTTTGCGTACGTCATCACAGACAAAAGTTTGTGGAAATTCGATGTATCTAGTGAAAGTGAAATAAAAGAAGAAAAGCAAGTTTCTTTAACTGGTAATGGTAAAAGAGTCTACTACGATTCAGGTTTTGTCCTTGCTTTAACCGATCAAAAGCTTTATAGATTTAGCAGCGATTTTTCAAGCAAATTAGAGATTAATTTGTCAAATGGAAACGCTGTTGTCGCAAAGTCAGGATATGTTTACGTTGGTACTTCAAATGGTTTGAAAATTTTCGATATGAACTTAAGCCTTGTAGGAGAAGCTTTGAACAATGAGATTATAGAAGATATTTGCTTTGCACAATAA
- a CDS encoding alpha-mannosidase: MAYRKREMEVSHLKRALFELAPFCVVKRYQIGDWTNEGNKISLPFNWSGKDMTTFECFFNQELPTAEREVYLNAWFGGETLVKIDGKSYGEVNEFHKEIDLTSFCDGKKHRIEAVVVPRGLFGTKEEPIFKYSYVVVYDKKMREIFFFTKNVISVIEETDDESLANYLIDVTNDFLQSLDFPRDLETFKKGLFDNITAWEVEKVWDSVEIVPNEGLFSKEVLDTVLEKFESFKEKVKKAPFSKHGTVYVVGHSHIDYAWLWPVEETKRKIIRTFANAVFLAKKYDYFIYSQSSAQMYQDLKEIDPELFEEVKKLVEKGQWEPAGGMWVESDTNLVSVESLIRQFYYGQKFFEKEFGKRSDFCWLPDVFGFSWVLPQILVKSGIKYFVTTKLSWNESNRFPYDICWWQGIDGSRVLYYSYKNDDGGYNGNINAKSLINSWKNFRQKELTNKILITVGYGDGGGGPTEEMCQNYIHLNEIPGIPKVEFSTVSKYLNSMKFEDTNLPVWNDELYLEFHRGTYTSQSKVKKLHKLAEDSLRKAEIINALSEKDYQEKIDELWKILLRNEFHDILPGSSIRKVYKTTEKELSQVIEECEKIIKNCVNQSEAKITLFNPSSFEQRIKFELKENLTIEGFDKVRTYDEKYLYYSQETLPPLGTKVFDVKQSTELNEKFEKPKDKSSVESKNLRFVVFEDGTFNIYDKRLERWIFKENGGNKLVVARDVPAYYDNWDIDINHERHLFKLNAQSIKLVEENELRAVFEVVFKYGKSWIVQHYIFWFDEEFVEIRTKLDWSEKRTILKAVFETDIKSRYAKYDLDCGFIDRPTTRNTSFEMAKFEVPAHRWVDLSEYDYGVTIANNCKYGHSAKDGTISLSLIKSGIFPDFYADVGIHEFSYAVYPHLKLDLGDVVKFADVFNKPIEVLKGGLAQSCLISFCKKNSKTLSLRRIGKSYYLRFGETVGSHEKVKVSFNQKVEKVWTTNLLDEIEHEIDLTEPNSFIFELKPFEIKTIRVDTF; the protein is encoded by the coding sequence ATGGCTTACCGCAAAAGGGAGATGGAAGTTTCTCACTTGAAGAGAGCTCTTTTTGAATTGGCGCCGTTTTGCGTTGTTAAAAGGTATCAAATTGGTGATTGGACAAATGAGGGAAACAAAATTTCTTTGCCTTTCAATTGGTCTGGAAAAGATATGACGACCTTTGAGTGTTTTTTTAATCAAGAATTGCCAACAGCAGAACGCGAAGTTTACTTAAACGCTTGGTTTGGTGGAGAAACTCTTGTAAAAATCGACGGAAAATCTTACGGGGAAGTTAATGAATTTCACAAAGAGATCGACTTAACGAGCTTTTGCGATGGTAAAAAGCATCGGATTGAAGCAGTTGTAGTTCCAAGAGGGTTATTTGGGACAAAAGAAGAACCCATTTTCAAATACTCCTACGTGGTTGTTTACGACAAAAAAATGAGGGAAATTTTTTTCTTTACAAAGAACGTTATTTCGGTGATAGAAGAAACGGACGATGAAAGTTTGGCAAACTACTTGATAGACGTAACCAACGATTTTCTTCAGTCGCTGGATTTTCCAAGGGATTTGGAAACTTTCAAAAAGGGGCTTTTCGACAACATCACAGCATGGGAAGTTGAAAAGGTTTGGGATTCGGTTGAAATAGTTCCAAACGAGGGATTGTTCAGCAAAGAAGTTTTGGATACAGTTTTGGAAAAGTTCGAATCGTTCAAAGAGAAAGTCAAAAAGGCTCCTTTTTCAAAGCACGGTACAGTTTACGTTGTGGGTCATTCTCACATAGATTACGCGTGGCTGTGGCCAGTTGAGGAAACAAAAAGAAAGATAATACGAACTTTTGCCAACGCGGTTTTCCTTGCCAAAAAGTACGATTATTTCATCTACAGCCAATCTTCTGCACAAATGTACCAAGATCTCAAGGAAATTGATCCGGAGTTATTTGAAGAGGTAAAGAAACTGGTTGAAAAAGGGCAGTGGGAACCAGCCGGAGGAATGTGGGTTGAATCTGACACAAACCTTGTTTCCGTTGAATCGCTTATAAGGCAATTTTACTACGGGCAGAAATTTTTTGAGAAAGAGTTTGGAAAACGATCCGATTTTTGCTGGCTTCCGGACGTTTTTGGCTTTAGCTGGGTTTTGCCACAAATACTTGTCAAATCTGGAATCAAGTACTTTGTGACGACAAAACTTAGTTGGAACGAATCAAACAGATTTCCGTACGACATATGCTGGTGGCAAGGAATAGACGGCAGTAGGGTTTTGTACTATTCGTACAAAAACGACGACGGAGGATACAACGGCAACATCAATGCAAAATCGTTGATAAATTCTTGGAAAAACTTTCGACAGAAAGAATTGACCAATAAAATACTGATAACCGTTGGCTATGGTGATGGAGGCGGTGGACCAACGGAAGAGATGTGTCAAAACTACATTCACCTGAATGAAATCCCAGGCATTCCAAAGGTTGAATTTTCAACGGTATCAAAGTATTTGAATTCGATGAAGTTTGAAGATACCAATCTTCCTGTTTGGAATGACGAGCTGTACCTTGAATTTCACCGTGGAACTTACACTTCTCAGTCAAAGGTGAAAAAACTTCACAAGCTGGCAGAAGATAGCCTTAGAAAAGCTGAAATTATAAATGCACTCAGCGAAAAAGATTACCAAGAAAAAATAGACGAACTTTGGAAAATCCTGCTTAGAAATGAATTTCACGACATACTTCCAGGCTCTTCGATTCGAAAGGTTTACAAAACCACAGAAAAAGAACTAAGCCAAGTTATTGAAGAATGTGAAAAAATCATAAAAAATTGTGTGAATCAAAGTGAGGCAAAAATCACCCTCTTTAACCCCTCTAGTTTCGAACAACGCATTAAATTCGAGCTTAAAGAAAACCTTACCATAGAAGGTTTTGACAAGGTGAGAACTTACGATGAAAAATATTTGTACTATTCTCAAGAAACTTTGCCACCTTTGGGTACAAAGGTTTTTGATGTAAAACAGTCAACCGAATTGAATGAAAAATTTGAAAAGCCCAAGGATAAGTCTTCGGTTGAATCGAAAAACTTAAGGTTTGTGGTGTTTGAAGATGGAACCTTCAACATCTACGACAAAAGACTTGAAAGATGGATTTTCAAGGAAAACGGTGGTAACAAACTTGTTGTCGCAAGGGATGTTCCTGCTTATTATGACAACTGGGATATAGACATAAACCATGAAAGGCATCTTTTCAAATTGAACGCACAATCCATAAAACTCGTTGAGGAGAACGAGCTGAGAGCGGTTTTTGAGGTTGTGTTTAAATATGGCAAGTCCTGGATTGTTCAGCATTACATCTTTTGGTTTGACGAAGAGTTTGTCGAAATAAGAACAAAACTCGATTGGAGCGAAAAAAGGACTATTCTTAAGGCTGTTTTCGAAACGGATATAAAAAGCAGATATGCAAAGTACGATTTGGATTGTGGTTTCATCGATCGTCCGACAACCAGAAACACAAGCTTTGAAATGGCAAAATTTGAAGTGCCAGCTCACAGGTGGGTTGATCTATCCGAATACGATTACGGTGTTACGATAGCAAACAATTGCAAATACGGTCATTCAGCCAAAGATGGAACCATTTCTTTGTCGTTGATAAAATCTGGCATTTTTCCTGATTTTTACGCAGACGTTGGCATTCATGAATTTTCCTACGCTGTATATCCACACCTAAAACTTGACTTAGGAGATGTTGTGAAATTTGCCGATGTTTTCAACAAACCCATCGAAGTTCTTAAAGGTGGACTTGCACAAAGTTGCTTGATCAGTTTTTGCAAAAAGAATTCGAAAACACTATCGTTAAGGCGAATTGGAAAAAGTTACTATCTAAGGTTTGGAGAAACCGTTGGAAGCCACGAAAAGGTAAAGGTATCTTTCAATCAAAAGGTTGAAAAAGTTTGGACGACAAATCTTTTGGACGAAATTGAACATGAAATCGACCTCACTGAACCAAACAGTTTCATTTTCGAATTGAAACCTTTTGAGATAAAGACCATCAGGGTGGATACTTTCTAA
- a CDS encoding PEGA domain-containing protein, protein MIKAKFLAIFAILCVGVIALGQVLVVVQAEPFSMVYLNDIYYGMVGIDGKLEITLTSYGQYRVRVVKDWFVAYESVVYTSPNTRIVIAAQMKRAGALRIFSNVYPVEVYIEGKFIGRANSVKDLLYVPEGTQYVTFKSDGYIPETRMLTFNYTKETAVNINLIPEALMVDLKIEPEAFSPNGDWYKDTTTFYIYLSKPAQLVVEAIDQNKNVVWSWRGKGKSGTNTIIWTGVGLPDGTYEIRVTALTDSEAYYVSRPVTIDRSVYTYTKEITLTVLGIGLFGVLLFFLLSTSQ, encoded by the coding sequence ATGATTAAAGCTAAATTTTTAGCCATTTTTGCAATTTTATGCGTTGGCGTAATAGCTTTAGGACAAGTTCTTGTTGTCGTGCAGGCAGAGCCATTTTCCATGGTTTATCTGAACGACATCTATTACGGAATGGTTGGTATCGACGGAAAGCTTGAGATAACCTTGACAAGCTATGGGCAATACAGGGTTAGAGTTGTGAAAGATTGGTTTGTAGCTTACGAATCGGTTGTTTATACATCTCCAAATACGCGAATCGTGATTGCCGCTCAGATGAAAAGAGCAGGTGCTCTTAGAATTTTCTCAAATGTTTATCCAGTTGAAGTTTATATTGAGGGGAAATTCATTGGAAGAGCAAATTCCGTCAAAGATTTACTCTATGTGCCCGAAGGAACGCAATATGTTACTTTCAAATCGGATGGGTACATCCCCGAAACGCGTATGTTGACTTTTAACTACACGAAAGAGACGGCTGTGAATATCAACCTAATTCCAGAAGCTTTGATGGTTGATTTGAAAATCGAACCTGAGGCTTTCTCGCCAAACGGAGATTGGTACAAAGATACCACAACCTTTTACATTTATCTGAGTAAACCAGCACAGCTTGTTGTTGAGGCAATTGACCAGAATAAAAATGTAGTTTGGAGCTGGAGAGGAAAAGGAAAAAGCGGAACCAACACGATAATTTGGACTGGTGTGGGACTTCCCGATGGTACTTACGAAATAAGAGTAACTGCTTTGACCGATTCTGAGGCTTATTACGTCAGCAGGCCAGTTACCATCGATAGAAGTGTTTACACCTACACCAAGGAAATAACGCTTACAGTGCTTGGGATAGGCCTTTTTGGAGTGCTTTTGTTCTTTTTGCTTTCAACTTCTCAATGA
- the murA gene encoding UDP-N-acetylglucosamine 1-carboxyvinyltransferase, with amino-acid sequence MGKLVIEGPIKLSGRVKVSGAKNAVLPIMAASILCDEKVVLENVPDLLDVRTMIQILESAGSKVEFKGSRLEIYPVEKANTSVPYELVRKMRASFNVLGPLAVKFKEAFVPLPGGCSIGVRPVDYHLYGLEKLGFSVKVEHGVVEARMNEKPSQVIVTFPFPSVGATEHIMTTAALMAGTYTVIQNAAMEPEIEDLANFLNKCGARISGAGTKTIEVFGVERLKGCVHSVIPDRIEAGTYIIAVAATQGNAVVEGLEPKHLFSLFEILNLSGVELKIDQTSVEVKMTTRPKPVKVHVAPYPGFPTDLQPQIMTFLTVAEGTSTIIETVFKSRFLHVDELRRMGAKIEVTDGTAIVHGVEYLSGTQVSATDLRAAAALVIAGLMAKGTTIISDVDQIFRGYENLIEKFSSLSAKLEYYE; translated from the coding sequence ATGGGAAAGCTTGTAATTGAGGGGCCAATAAAATTATCGGGGCGTGTCAAAGTATCTGGAGCGAAAAACGCCGTTTTGCCTATAATGGCCGCCTCAATACTCTGCGATGAAAAAGTTGTTTTGGAAAACGTGCCAGATCTTTTGGACGTTAGAACCATGATTCAAATTCTTGAATCCGCTGGAAGCAAGGTCGAATTCAAAGGTTCCAGACTTGAGATATATCCTGTTGAAAAAGCCAACACATCCGTACCATATGAACTTGTCAGAAAGATGAGGGCTTCTTTCAACGTCCTAGGTCCCTTGGCGGTGAAGTTTAAAGAAGCCTTTGTTCCTCTGCCTGGAGGATGTTCTATTGGAGTTCGACCGGTTGATTATCATCTCTACGGGCTGGAAAAACTGGGTTTTTCGGTGAAGGTCGAACATGGTGTAGTTGAAGCTCGAATGAACGAAAAGCCATCACAAGTGATCGTGACTTTTCCTTTTCCAAGTGTTGGCGCCACGGAACACATAATGACCACCGCAGCTTTGATGGCCGGTACTTACACGGTAATCCAAAACGCCGCAATGGAACCCGAGATAGAAGATCTTGCAAACTTTTTGAACAAATGCGGAGCTCGAATTTCAGGAGCTGGTACAAAAACCATAGAAGTCTTCGGAGTAGAGAGACTTAAAGGATGCGTTCATTCGGTTATTCCAGATAGAATCGAAGCTGGAACCTACATAATTGCCGTTGCCGCAACGCAGGGAAACGCCGTCGTCGAAGGTTTGGAACCGAAGCATTTATTTTCTTTGTTTGAGATTTTGAACCTTTCTGGGGTGGAACTTAAAATCGATCAAACCTCTGTAGAAGTAAAAATGACAACCAGGCCAAAACCGGTCAAGGTTCATGTAGCACCTTATCCAGGTTTTCCAACGGATTTGCAGCCACAGATCATGACTTTCCTGACGGTTGCAGAAGGAACTTCCACCATAATAGAAACGGTTTTCAAATCCCGGTTCCTCCATGTCGATGAACTACGTCGCATGGGTGCAAAAATCGAGGTGACCGATGGGACTGCCATTGTTCACGGTGTCGAATATTTAAGTGGAACTCAAGTTTCCGCAACTGACCTTAGAGCTGCCGCTGCCTTGGTGATAGCAGGTTTAATGGCAAAAGGGACCACAATTATAAGCGATGTCGATCAAATCTTTCGTGGTTACGAAAATTTGATAGAGAAATTCTCATCGCTTTCAGCAAAGTTGGAGTATTATGAATGA
- a CDS encoding diguanylate cyclase domain-containing protein, which produces MDEREELLKKIRILEEQIEYYKAREAQMEQMLAEYNALVKKQFELYDDFVKDIGTSRIIDSLTRTYNMEHMSKLISYYHQKAFEENRSYAVILVRLVDKNNDFEKHLIQLGKFLKSIVRVPMDSVGRFSDDTFIVLLTEITKENALKVAERIKNGCVSAVPCHVKVACRVYPDDEQNLENMIESLRQEIA; this is translated from the coding sequence GTGGACGAAAGGGAAGAACTTTTGAAGAAAATCAGAATTTTAGAAGAGCAGATTGAATATTACAAAGCCCGCGAAGCTCAAATGGAACAGATGCTTGCTGAATACAACGCACTTGTGAAAAAACAGTTTGAGCTTTACGATGACTTTGTTAAGGATATAGGAACAAGCAGAATAATCGACAGTTTGACAAGAACTTACAACATGGAGCACATGAGCAAGCTCATTTCTTATTATCACCAGAAAGCCTTTGAAGAAAACAGAAGTTACGCTGTTATTTTGGTCCGACTTGTTGACAAAAACAACGATTTTGAAAAACATTTGATCCAGCTCGGTAAGTTTTTGAAAAGCATAGTTCGCGTTCCCATGGACAGCGTTGGAAGATTCTCTGACGATACCTTCATAGTTCTTCTCACCGAGATAACCAAAGAGAATGCCTTGAAGGTTGCTGAAAGGATCAAAAATGGCTGTGTTAGCGCTGTACCTTGTCATGTAAAGGTTGCTTGCAGAGTTTACCCTGATGATGAACAAAATCTTGAAAACATGATCGAAAGCCTTAGGCAGGAGATAGCTTGA